Proteins encoded by one window of Rhea pennata isolate bPtePen1 chromosome 11, bPtePen1.pri, whole genome shotgun sequence:
- the HEPH gene encoding hephaestin isoform X2 — protein MMGLLWWLSFYIPLLSPAFAGGVTRVYYLGIREVDWNYAPTGRNILANQSIAHNLKASVFLWSGRDRVGSTYKKSVYKQYTDSTYTTEIPKPAWLGFLGPVIRAEVGDTIKVHLKNFAGRPYTIHPHGVFYEKDSEGGNYTYTWTVPEDHSPTADDPNCLTWIYHSHIDAPKDIASGLIGPLLTCKKGILTDASQRRQDVDIDFFLMFSVVDENLSWYLDENIASFCTDPDSVDKDDEEFQESNKMHAINGYVFGNLPEVTMCAGDYIAWHLFGMGNEIDVHTAYFHGETLIIRGHRTDVASLFPATFVTADMIPSNPGRWLLSCQVNDHIQAGMGALYEVRPCAQQAPRSTLKGRVRKYYIAAKEVQWDYGPSGLDQSNGKQLSEAGSPAEQFFKRSHDRIGGIYWKAKYVEYTDETFQEEKKQLEEEKHLGILGPVIKAEVGDTILVMFVNKASWPFSIQPHGVSYGKAWEGMQYHDGLSQNGVSVQPLHNFTYHWTVPQHVGPTPSDPPCLTWMYSSAVNPVKDPSSGLVGPLLICKPGTLDDSNKQKGIDKEFYLLFSVFDENLSWYLNANIKYYLRMEETSVKKDNGFTESNRMHAINGFMFGNLPGLDVCEGENVSWHLLGLGTEADVHGAVFQGNTLQMNGMRRDSTNLFPHTFATAFMQPDNKGIFEIYCQTSNHYHAGMREHYSVSKCSNRDPAPVLQYKGVRTYYIMAEEVEWDYAPDRHWERERHNHSVESYSNVFLSNENGLLGSKYKKAVYREYTDGTFQTPKARINGDEHLGILGPFMWAEVGDILNIVFKNNATRPYSIHAHGVLERETRQPQTANPGDIVTYRWEVPERSGPGPNDSACVPWIYYSMVDPVKDMYSGLIGPLKICRKGVLQSDGIRKDVKREFALLFLVFDENQSWYLEENVERYAHRNRRDTNLLDDTFVESNKMHAINGKLYANLPGLTMFQGEWVNWYLFGMGQEIDVHTVHFHAETFTYKNGKDYRADVVDLFPGTFEMVEMLTGNPGTWLLHCHVSDHIHAGMEILFQVLPKPEPAPKVINYNEETPLEDDSQKVMLFGANLAPGQVEATIIILAVTGMVLFLVASFLLGVVIYLEKQRKLRRNRRSILDDGFKLMSKKNQGI, from the exons ATGATGGGATTGCTTTGGTGGTTGTCATTTTACATCCCTTTGCTGTCACCTGCATTTGCTGGAGGTGTCACTCGAGTCTATTACCTGGGGATCCGTGAGGTGGACTGGAACTATGCTCCAACAGGAAGGAACATACTTGCTAATCAAAGCATTGCACAtaatct CAAGGCTTCAGTATTCCTTTGGTCTGGCAGAGACAGGGTGGGAAGCACATACAAGAAATCGGTCTATAAGCAATACACAGACTCCACGTACACCACTGAGATTCCCAAACCTGCGTGGCTGGGGTTCCTTGGGCCAGTCATCCGAGCAGAAGTGGGGGATACCATTAAAGTACATCTAAAAAATTTTGCTGGTCGGCCATACACAATCCATCCTCATGGTGTTTTCTACGAAAAGGACTCTGAAG GAGGGAATTATACCTATACTTGGACTGTCCCTGAGGATCATAGCCCAACTGCTGATGACCCAAACTGTTTGACCTGGATCTACCACTCTCATATTGATGCACCAAAGGACATTGCATCTGGATTAATTGGGCCATTGCTAACATGCAAAAAAG GAATACTGACTGACGCTTCTCAAAGACGCCAGGATGTGGACATTGATTTCTTTCTGATGTTCAGTGTTGTGGATGAGAATCTAAGCTGGTACCTGGATGAGAACATAGCATCATTTTGTACAGATCCAGACTCTGTAGACAAAGACGACGAAGAATTCCAAGAGAGCAACAAAATGCATG CTATTAATGGTTATGTCTTCGGGAACCTTCCTGAGGTGACAATGTGTGCTGGGGATTACATCGCATGGCACCTCTTTGGGATGGGCAATGAAATTGATGTTCACACAGCCTACTTCCATGGAGAGACGCTCATTATCAGAGGCCACAGGACAGATGTGGCCAGCCTATTCCCAGCTACTTTTGTTACGGCAGACATGATCCCCAGTAACCCTGGGAGATGGCTACTGAGCTGTCAGGTCAATGATCACATACAAG CGGGAATGGGGGCACTCTATGAAGTCCGACCGTGTGCTCAGCAAGCTCCAAGATCTACTCTAAAAGGGAGAGTTCGAAAATACTACATAGCTGCGAAGGAAGTACAGTGGGACTATGGACCCTCTGGATTGGACCAAAGCAATGGGAAACAGCTGAGTGAGGCAGGCAG CCCTGCAGAACAGTTTTTCAAGCGTAGCCATGACCGAATTGGAGGAATCTATTGGAAGGCAAAGTATGTGGAATATACTGATGAGACTttccaggaggaaaagaagcaattggaagaagagaaacatcTTGGGATACTCG GTCCAGTGATAAAAGCTGAAGTTGGAGATACCATCCTGGTGATGTTTGTTAACAAAGCCTCCTGGCCTTTCAGCATCCAGCCTCATGGAGTGTCTTATGGGAAAGCGTGGGAAGGAATGCAGTACCATGATG GTCTGTCACAGAATGGGGTTTCTGTTCAGCCTCTGCACAATTTTACATACCACTGGACGGTACCCCAGCATGTTGGGCCCACACCTAGTGACCCTCCCTGCCTGACCTGGATGTACAGTTCTGCTGTGAATCCTGTGAAAGACCCCAGTTCAGGCTTAGTAGGCCCTCTACTGATCTGCAAGCCTGGGACTTTGGATGACAGCAACAAGCAG AAAGGGATCGACAAAGAATTTTACCTTCTCTTCAGTGTGTTTGATGAGAATCTCAGCTGgtatttaaatgcaaacataAAATACTATTTGAGGATGGAAGAGACTTCTGTGAAAAAGGATAATGGCTTCACGGAATCGAACAGGATGCATG CCATCAATGGATTTATGTTTGGTAACTTACCTGGGCTGGATGTATGTGAAGGAGAGAATGTGTCCTGGCACCTTCTGGGCTTGGGCACTGAAGCAGATGTACATGGAGCTGTGTTTCAGGGCAACACCTTGCAGATGAATGGGATGCGGAGGGATTCTACTAACTTATTCCCCCACACATTTGCTACTGCCTTTATGCAACCTGATAACAAAG GGATTTTTGAGATCTACTGTCAAACAAGCAATCACTACCATGCTGGAATGAGGGAGCATTACTCTGTTTCCAAGTGCAGCAACAGGGACCCTGCTCCTGTCCTTCAGTACAAAGGAGTGCGGACATACTACATCATGGCAGAGGAGGTGGAATGGGACTATGCACCTGATCGCCACTGGGAGAGGGAACGGCATAACCACTCTGTGGAGAG CTATTCCAATGTATTTTTGAGTAATGAAAATGGACTGCTCGGCTCTAAGTACAAGAAAGCAGTTTATAGGGAATACACTGATGGGACATTCCAGACCCCTAAGGCCAGGATAAATGGTGATGAACATCTAGGGATACTGG GTCCTTTTATGTGGGCGGAAGTGGGAGATATTCTCAACATTGTGTTTAAGAACAATGCTACGCGACCCTACTCCATTCATGCACATGGGGTGCTGGAAAGGGAGACACGACAACCACAAACAGCAAATCCTG GTGACATTGTGACATACCGATGGGAAGTTCCTGAGAGATCTGGTCCAGGGCCAAATGATTCGGCCTGTGTCCCTTGGATCTACTACTCCATGGTAGACCCAGTAAAG GACATGTACAGCGGTCTGATTGGACCCTTAAAGATCTGCCGGAAAGGGGTGCTACAATCTGATGGGATCAGGAAGGATGTAAAGAGGGAGTTTGCTCTACTGTTCCTGGTTTTTGATGAAAATCAGTCCTGGTACTTGGAGGAGAATGTAGAACGTTACGCTCACAGGAATCGCAGAGACACCAACCTGCTGGATGACACATTTGTGGAAAGCAACAAAATGCATG CAATCAATGGGAAGCTCTATGCAAACTTACCCGGACTGACCATGTTCCAAGGAGAGTGGGTAAACTGGTACCTGTTTGGAATGGGGCAGGAGATTGATGTGCACACAGTCCACTTTCATGCTGAGACTTTCACATACAAG AATGGCAAAGACTACAGAGCAGATGTTGTGGATCTGTTTCCTGGGACCTTTGAAATGGTGGAGATGTTGACTGGGAACCCTGGGACATGGTTGCTTCATTGTCATGTATCTGATCATATTCATGCTGGCATGGAGATACTCTTCCAAGTCTTGCCCAAACCAG agccTGCACCTAAGGTCATAAACTACAATGAAG AGACACCACTAGAGGATGATTCCCAGAAGGTCATGCTATTTGGAGCTAATTTGGCTCCAGGGCAGGTAGAAGCCACAATCATCATTCTAGCTGTTACAGGAATGGTGCTCTTCCTGGTTGCCAGTTTCCTCCTGGGAGTAGTCATCTATCTTGAGAAGCAAAGGAAGCTAAGGCGCAATCGGAGGTCCATCCTGGATGATGGATTCAAACTCATGTCTAAAAAGAATCAAGGAATATAA
- the HEPH gene encoding hephaestin isoform X1 → MMGLLWWLSFYIPLLSPAFAGGVTRVYYLGIREVDWNYAPTGRNILANQSIAHNLKASVFLWSGRDRVGSTYKKSVYKQYTDSTYTTEIPKPAWLGFLGPVIRAEVGDTIKVHLKNFAGRPYTIHPHGVFYEKDSEGSLYPDMSPQDQKKDDAVFPGGNYTYTWTVPEDHSPTADDPNCLTWIYHSHIDAPKDIASGLIGPLLTCKKGILTDASQRRQDVDIDFFLMFSVVDENLSWYLDENIASFCTDPDSVDKDDEEFQESNKMHAINGYVFGNLPEVTMCAGDYIAWHLFGMGNEIDVHTAYFHGETLIIRGHRTDVASLFPATFVTADMIPSNPGRWLLSCQVNDHIQAGMGALYEVRPCAQQAPRSTLKGRVRKYYIAAKEVQWDYGPSGLDQSNGKQLSEAGSPAEQFFKRSHDRIGGIYWKAKYVEYTDETFQEEKKQLEEEKHLGILGPVIKAEVGDTILVMFVNKASWPFSIQPHGVSYGKAWEGMQYHDGLSQNGVSVQPLHNFTYHWTVPQHVGPTPSDPPCLTWMYSSAVNPVKDPSSGLVGPLLICKPGTLDDSNKQKGIDKEFYLLFSVFDENLSWYLNANIKYYLRMEETSVKKDNGFTESNRMHAINGFMFGNLPGLDVCEGENVSWHLLGLGTEADVHGAVFQGNTLQMNGMRRDSTNLFPHTFATAFMQPDNKGIFEIYCQTSNHYHAGMREHYSVSKCSNRDPAPVLQYKGVRTYYIMAEEVEWDYAPDRHWERERHNHSVESYSNVFLSNENGLLGSKYKKAVYREYTDGTFQTPKARINGDEHLGILGPFMWAEVGDILNIVFKNNATRPYSIHAHGVLERETRQPQTANPGDIVTYRWEVPERSGPGPNDSACVPWIYYSMVDPVKDMYSGLIGPLKICRKGVLQSDGIRKDVKREFALLFLVFDENQSWYLEENVERYAHRNRRDTNLLDDTFVESNKMHAINGKLYANLPGLTMFQGEWVNWYLFGMGQEIDVHTVHFHAETFTYKNGKDYRADVVDLFPGTFEMVEMLTGNPGTWLLHCHVSDHIHAGMEILFQVLPKPEPAPKVINYNEETPLEDDSQKVMLFGANLAPGQVEATIIILAVTGMVLFLVASFLLGVVIYLEKQRKLRRNRRSILDDGFKLMSKKNQGI, encoded by the exons ATGATGGGATTGCTTTGGTGGTTGTCATTTTACATCCCTTTGCTGTCACCTGCATTTGCTGGAGGTGTCACTCGAGTCTATTACCTGGGGATCCGTGAGGTGGACTGGAACTATGCTCCAACAGGAAGGAACATACTTGCTAATCAAAGCATTGCACAtaatct CAAGGCTTCAGTATTCCTTTGGTCTGGCAGAGACAGGGTGGGAAGCACATACAAGAAATCGGTCTATAAGCAATACACAGACTCCACGTACACCACTGAGATTCCCAAACCTGCGTGGCTGGGGTTCCTTGGGCCAGTCATCCGAGCAGAAGTGGGGGATACCATTAAAGTACATCTAAAAAATTTTGCTGGTCGGCCATACACAATCCATCCTCATGGTGTTTTCTACGAAAAGGACTCTGAAG GATCCCTGTATCCCGATATGTCCCCCCAGGATCAGAAGAAGGATGATGCTGTTTTTCCAGGAGGGAATTATACCTATACTTGGACTGTCCCTGAGGATCATAGCCCAACTGCTGATGACCCAAACTGTTTGACCTGGATCTACCACTCTCATATTGATGCACCAAAGGACATTGCATCTGGATTAATTGGGCCATTGCTAACATGCAAAAAAG GAATACTGACTGACGCTTCTCAAAGACGCCAGGATGTGGACATTGATTTCTTTCTGATGTTCAGTGTTGTGGATGAGAATCTAAGCTGGTACCTGGATGAGAACATAGCATCATTTTGTACAGATCCAGACTCTGTAGACAAAGACGACGAAGAATTCCAAGAGAGCAACAAAATGCATG CTATTAATGGTTATGTCTTCGGGAACCTTCCTGAGGTGACAATGTGTGCTGGGGATTACATCGCATGGCACCTCTTTGGGATGGGCAATGAAATTGATGTTCACACAGCCTACTTCCATGGAGAGACGCTCATTATCAGAGGCCACAGGACAGATGTGGCCAGCCTATTCCCAGCTACTTTTGTTACGGCAGACATGATCCCCAGTAACCCTGGGAGATGGCTACTGAGCTGTCAGGTCAATGATCACATACAAG CGGGAATGGGGGCACTCTATGAAGTCCGACCGTGTGCTCAGCAAGCTCCAAGATCTACTCTAAAAGGGAGAGTTCGAAAATACTACATAGCTGCGAAGGAAGTACAGTGGGACTATGGACCCTCTGGATTGGACCAAAGCAATGGGAAACAGCTGAGTGAGGCAGGCAG CCCTGCAGAACAGTTTTTCAAGCGTAGCCATGACCGAATTGGAGGAATCTATTGGAAGGCAAAGTATGTGGAATATACTGATGAGACTttccaggaggaaaagaagcaattggaagaagagaaacatcTTGGGATACTCG GTCCAGTGATAAAAGCTGAAGTTGGAGATACCATCCTGGTGATGTTTGTTAACAAAGCCTCCTGGCCTTTCAGCATCCAGCCTCATGGAGTGTCTTATGGGAAAGCGTGGGAAGGAATGCAGTACCATGATG GTCTGTCACAGAATGGGGTTTCTGTTCAGCCTCTGCACAATTTTACATACCACTGGACGGTACCCCAGCATGTTGGGCCCACACCTAGTGACCCTCCCTGCCTGACCTGGATGTACAGTTCTGCTGTGAATCCTGTGAAAGACCCCAGTTCAGGCTTAGTAGGCCCTCTACTGATCTGCAAGCCTGGGACTTTGGATGACAGCAACAAGCAG AAAGGGATCGACAAAGAATTTTACCTTCTCTTCAGTGTGTTTGATGAGAATCTCAGCTGgtatttaaatgcaaacataAAATACTATTTGAGGATGGAAGAGACTTCTGTGAAAAAGGATAATGGCTTCACGGAATCGAACAGGATGCATG CCATCAATGGATTTATGTTTGGTAACTTACCTGGGCTGGATGTATGTGAAGGAGAGAATGTGTCCTGGCACCTTCTGGGCTTGGGCACTGAAGCAGATGTACATGGAGCTGTGTTTCAGGGCAACACCTTGCAGATGAATGGGATGCGGAGGGATTCTACTAACTTATTCCCCCACACATTTGCTACTGCCTTTATGCAACCTGATAACAAAG GGATTTTTGAGATCTACTGTCAAACAAGCAATCACTACCATGCTGGAATGAGGGAGCATTACTCTGTTTCCAAGTGCAGCAACAGGGACCCTGCTCCTGTCCTTCAGTACAAAGGAGTGCGGACATACTACATCATGGCAGAGGAGGTGGAATGGGACTATGCACCTGATCGCCACTGGGAGAGGGAACGGCATAACCACTCTGTGGAGAG CTATTCCAATGTATTTTTGAGTAATGAAAATGGACTGCTCGGCTCTAAGTACAAGAAAGCAGTTTATAGGGAATACACTGATGGGACATTCCAGACCCCTAAGGCCAGGATAAATGGTGATGAACATCTAGGGATACTGG GTCCTTTTATGTGGGCGGAAGTGGGAGATATTCTCAACATTGTGTTTAAGAACAATGCTACGCGACCCTACTCCATTCATGCACATGGGGTGCTGGAAAGGGAGACACGACAACCACAAACAGCAAATCCTG GTGACATTGTGACATACCGATGGGAAGTTCCTGAGAGATCTGGTCCAGGGCCAAATGATTCGGCCTGTGTCCCTTGGATCTACTACTCCATGGTAGACCCAGTAAAG GACATGTACAGCGGTCTGATTGGACCCTTAAAGATCTGCCGGAAAGGGGTGCTACAATCTGATGGGATCAGGAAGGATGTAAAGAGGGAGTTTGCTCTACTGTTCCTGGTTTTTGATGAAAATCAGTCCTGGTACTTGGAGGAGAATGTAGAACGTTACGCTCACAGGAATCGCAGAGACACCAACCTGCTGGATGACACATTTGTGGAAAGCAACAAAATGCATG CAATCAATGGGAAGCTCTATGCAAACTTACCCGGACTGACCATGTTCCAAGGAGAGTGGGTAAACTGGTACCTGTTTGGAATGGGGCAGGAGATTGATGTGCACACAGTCCACTTTCATGCTGAGACTTTCACATACAAG AATGGCAAAGACTACAGAGCAGATGTTGTGGATCTGTTTCCTGGGACCTTTGAAATGGTGGAGATGTTGACTGGGAACCCTGGGACATGGTTGCTTCATTGTCATGTATCTGATCATATTCATGCTGGCATGGAGATACTCTTCCAAGTCTTGCCCAAACCAG agccTGCACCTAAGGTCATAAACTACAATGAAG AGACACCACTAGAGGATGATTCCCAGAAGGTCATGCTATTTGGAGCTAATTTGGCTCCAGGGCAGGTAGAAGCCACAATCATCATTCTAGCTGTTACAGGAATGGTGCTCTTCCTGGTTGCCAGTTTCCTCCTGGGAGTAGTCATCTATCTTGAGAAGCAAAGGAAGCTAAGGCGCAATCGGAGGTCCATCCTGGATGATGGATTCAAACTCATGTCTAAAAAGAATCAAGGAATATAA
- the HEPH gene encoding hephaestin isoform X4, producing MMGLLWWLSFYIPLLSPAFAGGVTRVYYLGIREVDWNYAPTGRNILANQSIAHNLKASVFLWSGRDRVGSTYKKSVYKQYTDSTYTTEIPKPAWLGFLGPVIRAEVGDTIKVHLKNFAGRPYTIHPHGVFYEKDSEGSLYPDMSPQDQKKDDAVFPGGNYTYTWTVPEDHSPTADDPNCLTWIYHSHIDAPKDIASGLIGPLLTCKKGILTDASQRRQDVDIDFFLMFSVVDENLSWYLDENIASFCTDPDSVDKDDEEFQESNKMHAINGYVFGNLPEVTMCAGDYIAWHLFGMGNEIDVHTAYFHGETLIIRGHRTDVASLFPATFVTADMIPSNPGRWLLSCQVNDHIQAGMGALYEVRPCAQQAPRSTLKGRVRKYYIAAKEVQWDYGPSGLDQSNGKQLSEAGSPAEQFFKRSHDRIGGIYWKAKYVEYTDETFQEEKKQLEEEKHLGILGPVIKAEVGDTILVMFVNKASWPFSIQPHGVSYGKAWEGMQYHDGLSQNGVSVQPLHNFTYHWTVPQHVGPTPSDPPCLTWMYSSAVNPVKDPSSGLVGPLLICKPGTLDDSNKQKGIDKEFYLLFSVFDENLSWYLNANIKYYLRMEETSVKKDNGFTESNRMHAINGFMFGNLPGLDVCEGENVSWHLLGLGTEADVHGAVFQGNTLQMNGMRRDSTNLFPHTFATAFMQPDNKGIFEIYCQTSNHYHAGMREHYSVSKCSNRDPAPVLQYKGVRTYYIMAEEVEWDYAPDRHWERERHNHSVESYSNVFLSNENGLLGSKYKKAVYREYTDGTFQTPKARINGDEHLGILGPFMWAEVGDILNIVFKNNATRPYSIHAHGVLERETRQPQTANPGDIVTYRWEVPERSGPGPNDSACVPWIYYSMVDPVKDMYSGLIGPLKICRKGVLQSDGIRKDVKREFALLFLVFDENQSWYLEENVERYAHRNRRDTNLLDDTFVESNKMHVISTLTIFAAQQSMGSSMQTYPD from the exons ATGATGGGATTGCTTTGGTGGTTGTCATTTTACATCCCTTTGCTGTCACCTGCATTTGCTGGAGGTGTCACTCGAGTCTATTACCTGGGGATCCGTGAGGTGGACTGGAACTATGCTCCAACAGGAAGGAACATACTTGCTAATCAAAGCATTGCACAtaatct CAAGGCTTCAGTATTCCTTTGGTCTGGCAGAGACAGGGTGGGAAGCACATACAAGAAATCGGTCTATAAGCAATACACAGACTCCACGTACACCACTGAGATTCCCAAACCTGCGTGGCTGGGGTTCCTTGGGCCAGTCATCCGAGCAGAAGTGGGGGATACCATTAAAGTACATCTAAAAAATTTTGCTGGTCGGCCATACACAATCCATCCTCATGGTGTTTTCTACGAAAAGGACTCTGAAG GATCCCTGTATCCCGATATGTCCCCCCAGGATCAGAAGAAGGATGATGCTGTTTTTCCAGGAGGGAATTATACCTATACTTGGACTGTCCCTGAGGATCATAGCCCAACTGCTGATGACCCAAACTGTTTGACCTGGATCTACCACTCTCATATTGATGCACCAAAGGACATTGCATCTGGATTAATTGGGCCATTGCTAACATGCAAAAAAG GAATACTGACTGACGCTTCTCAAAGACGCCAGGATGTGGACATTGATTTCTTTCTGATGTTCAGTGTTGTGGATGAGAATCTAAGCTGGTACCTGGATGAGAACATAGCATCATTTTGTACAGATCCAGACTCTGTAGACAAAGACGACGAAGAATTCCAAGAGAGCAACAAAATGCATG CTATTAATGGTTATGTCTTCGGGAACCTTCCTGAGGTGACAATGTGTGCTGGGGATTACATCGCATGGCACCTCTTTGGGATGGGCAATGAAATTGATGTTCACACAGCCTACTTCCATGGAGAGACGCTCATTATCAGAGGCCACAGGACAGATGTGGCCAGCCTATTCCCAGCTACTTTTGTTACGGCAGACATGATCCCCAGTAACCCTGGGAGATGGCTACTGAGCTGTCAGGTCAATGATCACATACAAG CGGGAATGGGGGCACTCTATGAAGTCCGACCGTGTGCTCAGCAAGCTCCAAGATCTACTCTAAAAGGGAGAGTTCGAAAATACTACATAGCTGCGAAGGAAGTACAGTGGGACTATGGACCCTCTGGATTGGACCAAAGCAATGGGAAACAGCTGAGTGAGGCAGGCAG CCCTGCAGAACAGTTTTTCAAGCGTAGCCATGACCGAATTGGAGGAATCTATTGGAAGGCAAAGTATGTGGAATATACTGATGAGACTttccaggaggaaaagaagcaattggaagaagagaaacatcTTGGGATACTCG GTCCAGTGATAAAAGCTGAAGTTGGAGATACCATCCTGGTGATGTTTGTTAACAAAGCCTCCTGGCCTTTCAGCATCCAGCCTCATGGAGTGTCTTATGGGAAAGCGTGGGAAGGAATGCAGTACCATGATG GTCTGTCACAGAATGGGGTTTCTGTTCAGCCTCTGCACAATTTTACATACCACTGGACGGTACCCCAGCATGTTGGGCCCACACCTAGTGACCCTCCCTGCCTGACCTGGATGTACAGTTCTGCTGTGAATCCTGTGAAAGACCCCAGTTCAGGCTTAGTAGGCCCTCTACTGATCTGCAAGCCTGGGACTTTGGATGACAGCAACAAGCAG AAAGGGATCGACAAAGAATTTTACCTTCTCTTCAGTGTGTTTGATGAGAATCTCAGCTGgtatttaaatgcaaacataAAATACTATTTGAGGATGGAAGAGACTTCTGTGAAAAAGGATAATGGCTTCACGGAATCGAACAGGATGCATG CCATCAATGGATTTATGTTTGGTAACTTACCTGGGCTGGATGTATGTGAAGGAGAGAATGTGTCCTGGCACCTTCTGGGCTTGGGCACTGAAGCAGATGTACATGGAGCTGTGTTTCAGGGCAACACCTTGCAGATGAATGGGATGCGGAGGGATTCTACTAACTTATTCCCCCACACATTTGCTACTGCCTTTATGCAACCTGATAACAAAG GGATTTTTGAGATCTACTGTCAAACAAGCAATCACTACCATGCTGGAATGAGGGAGCATTACTCTGTTTCCAAGTGCAGCAACAGGGACCCTGCTCCTGTCCTTCAGTACAAAGGAGTGCGGACATACTACATCATGGCAGAGGAGGTGGAATGGGACTATGCACCTGATCGCCACTGGGAGAGGGAACGGCATAACCACTCTGTGGAGAG CTATTCCAATGTATTTTTGAGTAATGAAAATGGACTGCTCGGCTCTAAGTACAAGAAAGCAGTTTATAGGGAATACACTGATGGGACATTCCAGACCCCTAAGGCCAGGATAAATGGTGATGAACATCTAGGGATACTGG GTCCTTTTATGTGGGCGGAAGTGGGAGATATTCTCAACATTGTGTTTAAGAACAATGCTACGCGACCCTACTCCATTCATGCACATGGGGTGCTGGAAAGGGAGACACGACAACCACAAACAGCAAATCCTG GTGACATTGTGACATACCGATGGGAAGTTCCTGAGAGATCTGGTCCAGGGCCAAATGATTCGGCCTGTGTCCCTTGGATCTACTACTCCATGGTAGACCCAGTAAAG GACATGTACAGCGGTCTGATTGGACCCTTAAAGATCTGCCGGAAAGGGGTGCTACAATCTGATGGGATCAGGAAGGATGTAAAGAGGGAGTTTGCTCTACTGTTCCTGGTTTTTGATGAAAATCAGTCCTGGTACTTGGAGGAGAATGTAGAACGTTACGCTCACAGGAATCGCAGAGACACCAACCTGCTGGATGACACATTTGTGGAAAGCAACAAAATGCATG TCATTTCTACTTTGACAATATTTGCTGCGCAGCAATCAATGGGAAGCTCTATGCAAACTTACCCGGACTGA